Within Rothia sp. ZJ932, the genomic segment AATTGAGTATGTTTCACCGTCGAACGGTGTTTTGGTTGTATATCTACTGTACCAGTGTGCGAGGCCCCAAGATTTGAGAACCGACCCGGACAATAGTGGATCCCCACCGGATCGCTGACTCTAAATCAGTGCTCATGCCGGCTGAAATGTGCGCTGCGTGGGGAAACTCCTGACGCAAGTTCTGAGAAATTTCGTGCAATCGCTCAAAAGCCTGATCTGTATCTGCACCCAACGGAGGAACCGCCATAACCCCGGCGCAGGTCAGCCCTTCAGTTGCCTCCAATGCTGAAGCAATCTCAAGAACTAGCTCTTGATGACCCCCACCTCGCAGCCCTTCGGACGCGCGTCCGGCAGTGTCTTCCCCCTGAGCCAAACTAACCTGCACCAGGCAGCTCAAACCGCCCAGATGGTAGGCAAGGGGAGCTGACGCCTCCTCGTTTTCGTAGCGGGCTACCTGCTGGTTATATGCCTTGCCCAACGCTTTGACCAACGACAGACGATCAATCGAGTGTATATCGGTGGCATACTGCACCACAGACTTCGCCTTATTGGTTTGCAGCTGACCAATAAAAGACCACCGCAGAGGGTTCTGAGCGTTACGGGTGAGAGACTCAAGATCACGCGCTTTAGCAGATGCCTCCTGATCACGATTTTCACCGACATGATTGACACCCAAACCGTAGAGTAACTCAACATCACTAGCCGGAAAAAACTTGGTGACAGCCATCAAATGAACCGCAGGCGATGAGTCATGACGCACCCCCGAATAATCCCTCTCAGCCTCAGCTATACGAGCCCGCACCTGATAGAGGTTACGCTCAAGATCTTGGCGGCGATCGGTCGTCATTCTTTTTCTTCCTTCCAAATCAAACCTGCAATTCTGGACGCATCAGCCCTGCGATGCGAAGACACCCGATGATCCTCAAAAGTACACACGTTAGTTTCAGCGTTCACCTCAATCACTGTCGGATCGCTCCCCAGCAAAGCGATAGCCGCAGCAGGCAAATCCAAGGCAGGGGTGCCCCAGCTCGTTGTGCTAGAGATGCCCGGCATCAGCAACTCCGATTCTTGCTGCAGCTGCTCGGGAACCTCATAACAGCGTCCACAGATAGAGGGTCCTATCCAGGCACGCACCTGCGTAACACCTTGTTCTTGCATACGCTCAAGTGTTGCCTGAATAACTCCATCGAGTAGCCCCCTGCGCCCGGCATGGGCAACAGCTGTAACATTTTTTCCTTGATCAGTTACACCCCAGAAAACCAACGGTATACAGTCGGCGACCAAAACACCTAGGGGGCGCCTGGCGCCATTGCTGACCGCCGCGTCGGCAACAGGTGCCGATGC encodes:
- a CDS encoding polyphenol oxidase family protein, whose amino-acid sequence is MSHEAIETVQGTVHVAFTSKVAGNLGLHVGDSIQALTHRYELEKALGLEQGAIAYLNQVHGTDVASEFPDPVAVDASVENAAWVLASAPVADAAVSNGARRPLGVLVADCIPLVFWGVTDQGKNVTAVAHAGRRGLLDGVIQATLERMQEQGVTQVRAWIGPSICGRCYEVPEQLQQESELLMPGISSTTSWGTPALDLPAAAIALLGSDPTVIEVNAETNVCTFEDHRVSSHRRADASRIAGLIWKEEKE
- a CDS encoding YggS family pyridoxal phosphate-dependent enzyme, giving the protein MTTDRRQDLERNLYQVRARIAEAERDYSGVRHDSSPAVHLMAVTKFFPASDVELLYGLGVNHVGENRDQEASAKARDLESLTRNAQNPLRWSFIGQLQTNKAKSVVQYATDIHSIDRLSLVKALGKAYNQQVARYENEEASAPLAYHLGGLSCLVQVSLAQGEDTAGRASEGLRGGGHQELVLEIASALEATEGLTCAGVMAVPPLGADTDQAFERLHEISQNLRQEFPHAAHISAGMSTDLESAIRWGSTIVRVGSQILGPRTLVQ